One window from the genome of Brachionichthys hirsutus isolate HB-005 chromosome 19, CSIRO-AGI_Bhir_v1, whole genome shotgun sequence encodes:
- the LOC137908699 gene encoding polypyrimidine tract-binding protein 3-like, translating to MNSSQLSGTTVDGTDGPCVSERAQCFPSRVLHLRQLPVDVSEQEVLALAHPFGRVSKLITLNAKKQGFLEMASEEAAVTMMSYYASAPPTIRNQPVYIQYSTHRELKTDNLTNRSAALHGISGVAVHSGSMASGGEGRAACQSPVLRIIVENLFYPVTLEVLQQIFSKFGSVLKIITFTRNNQFQALLQFSEAVHAHQAKSSLDGQNIYNGCCTLRIDFSKLSTLNVKYNNDKSRDFTRADLPTGEMDPTTAFSVALPPYGASAFPPTFHQHAGLPMTAIPSALMSPPRVSLQVAPPAVHSVLLVSNLNPESVSPHCLFILFGVYGDVQRVKILFNKKENALVQMSDATQAQLAMSHLNGQRLHGNVMRVMLSKHPVVQLPRGRAGQEEQTLTRDFSGSSLHRFKKPGSKNFNNIFPPSATLHLSNIPSSVSEEELKDLFSSSGFTVAAFKFFQKDRKMALMQLASVEEAIEALIALHDHQLDHNQHLRVSFSKSTI from the exons ATGAACTCCTCCCAACTCTCAGGCACAACAG TGGATGGCACAGACGGGCCGTGTGTCTCTGAGCGTGCTCAGTGTTTCCCGTCCCGGGTCCTGCACCTGCGGCAGCTTCCGGTGGACGTCTCTGAACAGGAAGTGCTCGCTCTGGCGCATCCCTTCGGCCGAGTCAGTAAGCTGATAACGCTGAACGCTAAAAAGCAg GGATTTTTAGAAATGGCGTCAGAAGAAGCGGCTGTTACCATGATGAGCTACTACGCCTCGGCCCCACCCACAATCAGGAACCAGCCAGTCTACATTCAGTACTCCACCCACCGTGAGCTCAAGACAGACAACCTGACCAATCGG AGCGCGGCGTTGCATGGGATCAGTGGAGTagcagtgcattctgggagcATGGCATCAGGAGGAGAGGGTCGAGCTGCCTGTCAGAGTCCCGTCCTAAGAATCATTGTGGAGAATCTATTTTACCCGGTGACCCTGGAGGTCCTACAGCAG ATCTTCAGTAAGTTTGGTTCCGTGTTGAAGATCATCACTTTCACCAGAAACAATCAGTTTCAGGCTTTGCTGCAGTTCAGTGAGGCTGTCCATGCTCACCAAGCCAAGTCT tctctGGACGGCCAGAATATCTACAATGGCTGCTGCACGCTGAGGATCGACTTCTCCAAACTGAGCACGCTTAATGTGAAGTACAACAACGACAAGAGCCGAGACTTCACCAGAGCCGACCTCCCCACCGGGGAGATGGACCCCACCACTGCCTTCA GCGTAGCTCTCCCTCCTTACGGAGCATCAGCGTTCCCACCCACCTTTCACCAACACGCAG GTCTGCCAATGACGGCCATCCCCAGCGCCTTGATGTCACCTCCTCGTGTCTCCTTGCAGGTGGCACCTCCTGCTGTCCACTCTGTCCTGCTGGTGTCCAACCTGAACCCAGAG AGCGTCTCGCCGCATTGCCTCTTCATTCTGTTCG GTGTTTATGGAGACGTCCAGAGAGTGAAAATCCTCTtcaacaagaaagaaaatgctCTTGTTCAGATGAGCGACGCCACTCAGGCTCAACTCG CGATGAGTCACCTGAACGGTCaacgtctccatggcaacgtgATGCGGGTGATGCTGTCAAAACACCCTGTGGTGCAGTTGCCTCGTGGCAGGGCAGGGCAAGAAGAACAGACGTTAACTCGGGACTTTTCTGGCTCTTCCCTCCATCGTTTCAAAAAGCCGGGGTCCAAAAACTTTAACAACATTTTCCCTCCGTCTGCGACACTGCACCTGTCCAACATTCc CTCATCGGTCAGTGAGGAAGAGTTGAAGGATTTAttctcctccagtggattcacTGTAGCAGCCTTCAAGTTTTTCCA gaaggacaggaagaTGGCTTTGATGCAGCTGGCATCGGTGGAGGAAGCCATCGAGGCTCTGATCGCTCTGCACGACCACCAGCTGGACCACAACCAGCACCTCCGAGTCTCCTTCTCCAAGTCTACCATCTGA
- the hsdl2 gene encoding hydroxysteroid dehydrogenase-like protein 2: protein MLQNTGRLAGYTLFITGASRGIGKAIALKAARDGANVVIAAKTTVAHPKLPGTIYTAAEEVEAAGGKAMACAVDIRDERQIEDAVRKAVDKFGGIDILVNNASAISLTGTLETPMKKVDLMLGINLRGTYLTSKLVIPHLLKSRSPHILNISPPLNLNPIWFKNHAAYTMAKYGMSMCVLGMAEEFRGRIAVNALWPRTAIQTAAMDMLGGEGIGKQCRTVDIMADAAYALLSRTDAGTGHFLLDEDVLNQEGIRDFDQYAVSPGHPLLPDFFLDEAPESLVKKMEEHGATPAFKPPSSSSSSSATPSSSGPIEITFDAIRAAINEDVVKSTQGVFQFDLSGEHAGVWFLDLKTGSGLAGQGQPADKADVVMVMDSSDFTKMFAGKLKPTLAFMSGKLQIKGDMTLAIKLERLMGRMNKAKL from the exons ATGCTGCAAAACACGGG AAGGTTAGCTGGCTACACGCTATTCATCACCGGGGCGAGTCGAGGGATCGGTAAAGCCATCGCTCTGAAAGCAGCCAGAGACGGGGCTAATGTCGTCATCGCAGCCAAAACCACCGTAGCCCACCCCAAACTACCAGGAACCATCTACACTGCCGCAGAGGAAG TGGAGGCGGCGGGGGGGAAAGCGATGGCCTGTGCCGTCGACATTCGCGACGAGCGGCAGATTGAGGACGCCGTTCGGAAAGCTGTCGACAAGTTTGGAG GAATTGACATTCTGGTGAACAACGCGAGCGCCATCAGTCTGACGGGAACTCTGGAGACGCCCATGAAGAAGGTCGACCTGATGCTGGGAATCAACCTGAGAGGAACGTACCTGAC GTCGAAGCTGGTCATCCCTCACCTGCTGAAGAGTCGGAGCCCCCACATCCTGAACATCTCGCCTCCTCTCAATCTCAACCCGATCTGGTTCAAGAACCACGCAG CGTACACGATGGCGAAGTACGGCATGTCCATGTGTGTCCTGGGAATGGCCGAGGAGTTCAGAGGTCGAATTGCAGTCAACGCTCTCTGGCCTCGAACCG CGATCCAGACGGCAGCGATGGACATGCTGGGTGGAGAAGGCATTGGGAAGCAGTGTCGTACGGTGGACATCATGGCGGATGCCGCCTACGCCCTCCTGTCTCGGACGGACGCCGGCACGGGTCACTTCCTGCTGGACGAAGACGTCCTGAATCAGGAAGGAATCAGAGACTTCGACCAGTATGCCGTCAGCCCAG GCCACCCCCTGCTTCCAGACTTCTTCTTAGACGAGGCGCCAGAGTCGTTGGTTAAAAAGATGGAGGAGCATG GGGCAACTCCAGCCTTCAAaccgccatcatcatcatcatcatcatcggccaCTCCTTCCTCCAGTGGACCAATAGAAATCACATTTGACGCAATCAGAGCTGCCATCAACGAAGACGTTGTCAAATCAACGCAGGGCGTTTTTCAGTTCGACCTATCAG GTGAGCATGCGGGCGTTTGGTTTCTGGACTTGAAGACCGGTTCCGGTCTCGCGGGACAAGGCCAGCCGGCAGACAAAGCCGACGTCGTCATGGTGATGGACTCCAGCGACTTCACCAAGATGTTTGCAG GGAAGCTAAAGCCGACTTTGGCCTTCATGTCAGGAAAGCTGCAGATCAAAGGCGACATGACGCTCGCCATCAAGCTGGAGCGACTGATGGGTCGTATGAATAAGGCCAAACTGTGA
- the ufc1 gene encoding ubiquitin-fold modifier-conjugating enzyme 1: MADEATRRAASRIPLLKTQAGPRDRKLWPQRLKEEYQALIHFVEQNKAADNDWFRLESNPDGTRWTGTCWFIHELLRYEYRLEFDIPVTYPNTAPELAIPELDGKTAKMYRGGKICLTEHFAPLWGRNAPHFGLAHLIALGLGPWLAVEIPDLISKGFVVHKEREATE, encoded by the coding sequence ATGGCGGACGAGGCCACGCGCAGGGCCGCGTCACGGATCCCGCTGCTGAAGACGCAAGCCGGGCCGCGGGATCGCAAGCTGTGGCCTCAGCGGCTGAAGGAGGAGTACCAGGCGCTGATCCATTTCGTGGAGCAGAACAAGGCGGCCGACAACGACTGGTTCCGCCTGGAGTCCAACCCGGACGGGACGCGCTGGACCGGTACGTGCTGGTTCATCCACGAGCTACTGCGCTACGAGTACCGGCTGGAGTTCGACATCCCGGTGACGTACCCGAACACCGCGCCGGAATTGGCGATCCCAGAGCTGGACGGCAAGACCGCGAAGATGTACCGCGGCGGGAAGATCTGCCTCACCGAACACTTCGCGCCGCTGTGGGGCCGCAACGCGCCGCACTTTGGCCTGGCGCACCTGATAGCCCTGGGGCTCGGACCGTGGCTCGCCGTGGAGATCCCGGACCTCATCAGCAAGGGCTTCGTGGTCCACAAGGAGCGGGAGGCAACGGAGTGA
- the ythdc1 gene encoding YTH domain-containing protein 1, whose amino-acid sequence MMAADRREDKDGELNVLEDILTEAPDQDDELYNPETERDLSDKKGTKRKSERSDSHDLKRLRSSSGHGTSRSSSSTKRALVPHLSSSSKKAPSSPRGRHAGAPPGGYRHSYYDERKGRRVARETTRSRGGEDMRRRDSQRGLEALSQKFRREEPRMRPSPPPHDEDNQSEEETGAEYGSEPGSGSSSPTASHIEEEEEEEEEEEEEEEEEDDEEEEGMEGEEEEEGEKEDDEEEEEEDYDRRGGEGNDYDTRSEAGDSRSATSISFSDDGESVHSGSASEASGSEKKREKLSSSVRAVRKGMERKFMICQDPTSKLRYILRDARYFLIKSNNHENVSLAKAKGVWSTLPVNEKKLNAAFRSARSVVLVFSVRESGKFQGFARLSSESHHGGSPIHWVLPAGMNAKMLGGVFKIDWVCRRELPFTKTAHLSNPWNEHKPVKIGRDGQEIQQDIGAQLCALFPLDDNVDIHQVARHVRHKRRTPSEPRPRGRPPQREPGRRRPDEYDLHGRKRPRADGPPDFNQRAGFIQDLRSQPVDRRFSSVRRDVFLNGSYNDYVRDYHHSVGPPAPWQTLAAYPGVEQAPPHHPPYYHHNHPPPPPHQTYHHHHHAPLPPHEAPPPRFRDKQRAPQHRAFTSSPHDYDMRVDDFLRRTQAVVSSRRERERQRERDRGGPRRDRERERVRDRERERDKDKERGRYRR is encoded by the exons ATGATGGCGGCCGACCGGCGCGAGGACAAAG ACGGGGAGCTGAACGTTCTGGAAGATATTCTGACCGAAGCTCCGGATCAGGACGATGAGCTGTATAACCCTGAGACGGAACGAGACCTCAGCGACAAGAAAG GAACGAAGAGGAAGAGTGAGCGCTCTGACAGTCATGACCTGAAGAGGCTACGATCTTCATCAGGCCACGGCACCTCCAGGTCTTCCTCCAGCACTAAAAGAGCTTTGGTTCCTCATCTCTCCTCGTCCTCTAAGAAGGCGCCGTCTAGTCCCCGTGGCCGCCATGCTGGTGCCCCCCCTGGTGGCTATCGTCACAGTTATTACGATGAACGAAAGGGACGGCGAGTCGCCCGAGAGACGACCAGGAGCCGCGGAGGAGAGGACATGCGACGGCGAGACTCTCAGAGAGGCCTGGAGGCTCTGAGCCAG AAGTTTAGACGCGAAGAGCCAAGGATGAGGCCAAGTCCTCCCCCCCATGACGaggacaaccaatcagaggaggagacgggagcaGAGTATGGATCAGAGCCAGGGTCGggaagctcctcccccaccgCCTCCCAcatagaagaggaggaggaggaggaagaagaggaagaggaggaggaagaggaagaagacgatgaagaagaagaaggcatggagggagaggaggaagaggaaggagagaaggaggatgatgaggaggaggaagaggaagattaCGATCGCCGCGGTGGAGAAGGAAATGACTATGACACTCGTAGTGAAGCTGGCGACTCGCGCTCCGCCACATCCATCAGTTTCTCTGACGATGGCGAGTCGGTACACTCAGGCTCCGCCTCTGAGGCCTCAG GTTCGGAGAAGAAACGAGAGAAGCTGTCGTCATCAGTTCGAGCTGTTCGCAAAGGGATGGAGA GGAAGTTTATGATTTGTCAGGATCCAACCAGTAAACTGCGTTACATCCTGAGAGACGCTCGCTACTTCCTCATAAAGAGCAACAACCATGAAAACGTCTCTCTGGCTAAAGCGAAG GGCGTTTGGTCAACGCTGCCGGTCAACGAGAAGAAGCTGAACGCGGCGTTCCGCTCGGCTCGGAGCGTCGTTCTCGTCTTCTCGGTCAGGGAGAGCGGCAAGTTTCAAG GTTTCGCTCGTCTGTCGTCGGAGTCCCATCACGGTGGTTCTCCAATCCACTGGGTTCTTCCTGCCGGCATGAATGCAAAGATGCTGGGGGGAGTCTTCAAGATCGACTGGGTCTGCAG GCGGGAGCTTCCTTTTACTAAAACTGCTCACCTGTCCAATCCCTGGAACGAACACAAGCCTGTGAAGATTGGCCGTGATGGACAG GAGATCCAACAGGACATCGGCGCTCAACTCTGTGCCCTTTTCCCTTTGGATGACAATGTGGACATCCACCAAGTGGCTCGCCACGTCCGTCACAAGCGTCGGACGCCGTCAGAACCGCGGCCCCGGGGTCGCCCACCTCAGCGTGAACCGGGAAG GCGTCGTCCCGATGAATATGACCTCCATGGCAGGAAGCGCCCGCGAGCCGACGGGCCGCCGGACTTCAACCAGCGTGCAG GCTTCATCCAGGACCTCCGTAGCCAGCCGGTAGACAG ACGATTCTCCAGTGTCAGACGAGACGTGTTTCTGAACGGG TCTTACAACGACTACGTGAGGGACTACCACCACAGTGTcggcccccccgccccctggcAGACTCTG GCGGCATACCCTGGCGTGGAGCAGGCGCCCCCTCACCATCCCCCATACTACCACCACAaccaccccccgccccctccccaccAGACataccatcatcaccaccacgcccccctcccaccacacgaggccccgccccctcgctTCAGAGACAAGCAGCGAGCTCCACAGCACCGGGCCTTCACGTCCAGCCCG CATGACTACGACATGCGTGTGGATGATTTCCTGCGGAGGACGCAGGCGGTGGTAAGCAGCCGGCGTGAGCGCGAGCGCCAGCGTGAACGTGACCGGGGGGGCCCTCGgcgtgacagagagagagagcgagtgagggacagggagagagagagggacaaggacaaggaaAGAGGGCGGTACCGCAGATGA